From Campylobacter concisus, a single genomic window includes:
- a CDS encoding protein-L-isoaspartate(D-aspartate) O-methyltransferase, whose amino-acid sequence MTQLEAIKCQNLASDIADEITLSPLLFDAIATTEREIFVPITAHAYKLDAQPILGNQWISSPLTVAKMTMALECENMDNILEIGCGSGYQAAILSKLAHRIFSVERIEKLAMEAKKRFEALKIRNVHVRYDDGNNGWRSYAPFDRILLSAAADEISPNLFKQLKNGGILVAPMKKDDKQFIAKFKKDKDGNLEKEYLDECLFVPLLEGRE is encoded by the coding sequence TTGACCCAACTAGAAGCGATAAAATGCCAAAATTTAGCTAGCGATATAGCCGATGAGATCACACTAAGTCCGCTTTTGTTCGATGCGATAGCTACCACTGAGCGTGAAATTTTTGTACCAATCACTGCACATGCTTATAAACTTGACGCTCAGCCGATACTGGGCAATCAGTGGATCAGCTCACCGCTAACTGTGGCAAAGATGACAATGGCACTAGAGTGCGAAAATATGGACAATATCCTAGAAATAGGCTGCGGTAGTGGCTATCAAGCAGCGATCTTAAGCAAGCTTGCACATAGAATTTTTAGCGTCGAACGTATAGAAAAACTAGCCATGGAGGCGAAAAAACGCTTCGAGGCATTAAAGATCAGAAACGTGCACGTAAGGTATGATGACGGCAACAATGGCTGGCGAAGCTACGCACCGTTTGATCGTATCTTACTCTCGGCAGCTGCTGATGAGATCTCGCCAAATTTATTTAAGCAGCTTAAAAATGGTGGAATTTTAGTAGCTCCAATGAAGAAAGATGACAAGCAATTTATCGCTAAATTTAAAAAAGATAAAGATGGAAATTTAGAAAAAGAGTACTTAGATGAGTGCCTTTTTGTGCCACTTCTTGAAGGTAGAGAGTAG
- a CDS encoding TonB-dependent receptor plug domain-containing protein, giving the protein MKISYVLAFALVPNLMLGAEETIDLAPVTVSAKIQKSVLDEPTKAQIVGKGAILENGDIAKSLLNLSGFTMERKGGGGSEVYYRSQTAARLPVLIDGSTLNGGCGMRMDTPITYISAQNYSSVRIVKGPQDVRYGALISGGIFFDREDSKAV; this is encoded by the coding sequence ATGAAAATTTCTTACGTTTTAGCATTTGCTTTAGTACCAAATTTAATGCTTGGTGCTGAGGAAACGATAGACTTGGCTCCGGTTACCGTTTCCGCAAAGATACAAAAGTCCGTTCTTGACGAACCGACAAAGGCTCAAATAGTAGGCAAAGGCGCGATATTAGAAAACGGCGACATCGCTAAATCGCTTTTAAATTTAAGCGGCTTTACGATGGAGCGCAAGGGCGGAGGCGGCAGCGAGGTTTATTACCGCTCGCAGACGGCGGCTAGGCTGCCGGTGCTAATCGACGGTAGCACGCTAAACGGCGGTTGCGGCATGCGTATGGATACGCCCATTACCTACATCTCGGCACAAAATTATAGCTCGGTTCGCATCGTAAAAGGCCCGCAAGACGTCAGATACGGCGCGCTCATTAGCGGCGGTATATTTTTCGATAGAGAGGATAGCAAGGCTGTATAA
- the recJ gene encoding single-stranded-DNA-specific exonuclease RecJ, with protein MLNKEDIRNLLAHRFCNDIHKKISEIPTPSALKDIYKGANRIKEAIEKNERIAIVGDYDVDGVVSSVILAEFFDDLGVKDYLVKIPNRFKDGYGLNPEIIDELSADVSLIITVDNGISANDAAIICKEKGIDLIITDHHMPPAVLPEAYAIINPKQEDCNFPNIEICGAEVAWYLVGALKDVFGLNYDMSKFLELLAIAIIADMMELRDMNRMLVRLGICKLNASKRSAFHAIKEFYGKEKFECDDISFLIAPLINSAGRMDDAMNSFNFLRAKSIEEAYNYLDTIIEFNNSRKEEERQLFECSLKDVKEDDEVIITWGEQWHEGVIGIVASRLAKHFAKPAIVFSIDKGRAKGSARSIGKLDILSLIASHENLLTSYGGHKGAAGLTLAPENLVKFKEAINKSCSCLNMQECKSSDELLGDIMPSEIDFELLEILEFYEPYGQKNPRPVFKIKNALVKNERLIGRDQNHLKLILQKDNKTLEALFFNFTKHARVGEMIDIIFCISKNSFRGLVTPQLLIKEIL; from the coding sequence ATGCTAAATAAAGAGGATATAAGGAATTTACTAGCGCATAGATTTTGTAACGACATACATAAAAAAATTAGTGAAATTCCGACACCAAGTGCCTTAAAAGATATCTATAAAGGCGCTAATCGCATAAAAGAAGCGATCGAGAAAAACGAGCGCATAGCCATTGTGGGCGATTATGATGTTGATGGTGTTGTTTCGAGCGTAATTTTGGCCGAGTTTTTTGATGATCTTGGTGTGAAAGACTACCTAGTAAAAATTCCAAATAGATTTAAAGATGGATATGGGCTAAATCCTGAGATAATAGACGAACTCTCAGCTGATGTAAGCTTAATTATTACCGTTGATAACGGCATCTCTGCAAACGATGCGGCCATTATTTGTAAAGAAAAAGGCATCGATCTTATTATTACTGATCATCACATGCCCCCAGCTGTTCTCCCAGAAGCTTATGCGATTATTAATCCAAAACAAGAAGACTGCAACTTCCCAAATATCGAAATTTGTGGCGCTGAGGTCGCTTGGTATTTGGTTGGAGCGCTAAAGGATGTTTTTGGACTAAATTACGATATGAGCAAATTTCTAGAGCTTTTAGCTATCGCGATAATCGCTGATATGATGGAGCTAAGAGATATGAATAGAATGCTTGTTCGCCTTGGCATTTGTAAGCTAAATGCGTCTAAGCGTTCCGCATTTCACGCTATAAAAGAGTTTTATGGTAAGGAAAAATTTGAGTGTGATGATATTAGCTTTCTTATAGCTCCGCTTATAAATTCAGCCGGACGCATGGACGATGCGATGAATTCATTTAACTTTTTGCGCGCAAAGAGCATAGAAGAGGCTTACAACTACCTTGATACGATCATTGAATTTAACAACTCCAGAAAAGAGGAGGAGCGCCAACTCTTTGAGTGTTCGCTAAAGGACGTAAAAGAGGACGATGAAGTCATCATCACTTGGGGTGAGCAGTGGCACGAGGGCGTGATAGGTATTGTGGCTAGCCGCCTAGCAAAGCACTTTGCAAAGCCAGCTATCGTCTTTAGTATCGATAAAGGTCGTGCAAAAGGTAGTGCTAGAAGCATTGGCAAGCTTGATATCTTATCTCTTATAGCAAGCCACGAAAATTTACTAACAAGTTACGGCGGTCATAAAGGAGCGGCTGGACTTACGCTTGCACCTGAAAATTTGGTGAAATTTAAAGAAGCGATAAATAAAAGTTGCTCATGCCTAAATATGCAAGAGTGCAAAAGCTCGGACGAACTACTTGGTGACATAATGCCAAGCGAGATAGACTTTGAACTACTTGAAATTTTAGAATTTTATGAGCCATACGGACAGAAAAATCCACGTCCAGTCTTTAAGATAAAAAATGCTCTTGTTAAAAATGAAAGACTTATAGGAAGAGATCAAAATCACCTAAAGCTCATCTTGCAAAAGGATAATAAAACACTTGAGGCTCTATTTTTTAACTTTACAAAACACGCTAGAGTTGGCGAGATGATAGATATTATCTTTTGTATATCAAAAAATTCATTCCGCGGACTTGTTACCCCACAGCTACTCATAAAAGAGATTTTATAA
- a CDS encoding TonB-dependent receptor domain-containing protein encodes MLGGSFKRFETTADVASGNELGSLEISGGHYQSDDYKSGGGQKMHTHYKRNSVSLVGTLMPTDTTALQLSADLGEGEAAYADRMRDGVQFDRKSFGLKFEQDVGEHKIRLSSYYHQIDHIMDNFTMRPVVPGAGLGKGYSISHPIRDMYGFKLEGELNFDNLTSFIGVGYSEDTFKWRGAGNGMKGVTKDKMGAAISKPHVKERKVTYKTIYTQNEYVLENDYGLFGGLRLDVGERKQLLTHKSRSENLFSGFFRYEKYLQNLTLYAGLGHAQRLPDHWETNKDDNLKLNKERNTQLDFGTVLKDKNYELNANFFVSKMDDYIMIKYSPMGMSSNVFNTDALLYGGEIEGDTLLADIFRLGAGVSYVYGKVTKNAGGLKDGDALPKVSPLTFKLSAGLEKPDWFVKADFYANASQNRAQKGYGDVGGMDLGKSDSFWTLGLSAGYKYKNYQFLLAAENLNDAKYAYHNSKGGYGGGIAGYETIPNGTRLYEPGRSFWAKFKVHF; translated from the coding sequence GTGCTGGGCGGCAGTTTTAAGCGGTTTGAAACTACCGCGGACGTAGCGTCGGGCAACGAGCTGGGCAGCTTAGAAATTTCCGGCGGACACTACCAGAGCGACGATTATAAAAGCGGCGGCGGGCAGAAAATGCATACGCACTATAAACGCAACAGCGTCTCGCTCGTGGGTACGCTAATGCCCACAGATACTACAGCCTTGCAGTTAAGCGCGGATCTGGGCGAGGGCGAAGCAGCGTATGCTGACAGGATGAGGGACGGCGTGCAGTTTGACCGTAAGTCTTTCGGACTCAAATTTGAACAAGACGTCGGTGAGCACAAGATCAGGCTAAGTTCGTACTATCATCAAATCGATCACATAATGGACAACTTTACCATGCGTCCGGTGGTGCCGGGTGCAGGACTTGGCAAAGGATATAGCATCAGCCACCCGATACGCGATATGTACGGCTTTAAGCTAGAGGGCGAGTTAAATTTCGATAATCTAACCAGCTTCATCGGTGTAGGATACTCTGAAGATACGTTTAAATGGCGAGGCGCCGGAAATGGAATGAAGGGTGTAACAAAAGACAAAATGGGCGCCGCCATATCAAAGCCGCACGTAAAAGAGCGCAAGGTAACGTATAAAACGATATATACTCAAAACGAATACGTCCTTGAAAACGACTACGGGCTTTTTGGCGGACTTAGGCTAGACGTCGGCGAGAGAAAGCAATTACTAACGCATAAAAGTAGGAGCGAAAATTTATTCTCAGGCTTTTTTAGATACGAAAAATATCTGCAAAATTTAACGCTCTACGCAGGACTAGGTCACGCGCAAAGGTTACCGGATCACTGGGAAACGAATAAAGACGATAATCTCAAGCTAAATAAAGAAAGAAACACTCAGCTTGACTTTGGCACCGTGCTAAAAGATAAAAATTACGAGCTAAACGCGAATTTCTTTGTCTCGAAGATGGATGATTACATAATGATAAAATATAGTCCTATGGGCATGTCATCAAACGTATTTAATACCGATGCCTTACTATACGGCGGCGAGATTGAGGGCGATACGCTACTGGCCGATATATTTAGACTGGGGGCGGGCGTATCCTACGTCTACGGCAAGGTGACTAAAAACGCGGGCGGCCTAAAAGACGGCGACGCGCTGCCTAAGGTTTCTCCTCTAACGTTTAAACTAAGCGCCGGCCTAGAAAAGCCAGACTGGTTCGTCAAAGCCGATTTCTACGCTAACGCGTCGCAAAACCGCGCGCAAAAAGGCTACGGCGACGTGGGCGGTATGGATCTTGGCAAGAGCGATAGCTTCTGGACGCTAGGACTAAGCGCGGGCTATAAATATAAAAATTATCAATTCTTGCTAGCGGCGGAAAACCTAAACGACGCCAAATACGCCTATCATAATTCAAAAGGCGGCTACGGTGGCGGTATCGCAGGCTACGAGACTATCCCAAACGGCACGAGACTTTATGAGCCCGGCAGAAGCTTTTGGGCGAAATTTAAAGTGCATTTTTAG
- a CDS encoding carbon-nitrogen hydrolase family protein encodes MSKNLNLISLTLKAKSATERLEELANLVEAAPENSLLLASELCISGYDFDGFFAGANKAMLGGMIGSFDAMLLERLQEALSPDKFLGFTHLTSLNKSAGLAQISNINPHQPKIYNEFLLLNSNNVFHSQFKAELFRPNLEHEIFAAGDVDEINAFDFRGLKLGVLICFELRDSRLWAKLRGCNIIMVPAMWGKAREEAYLSLCKALAIANNCYVMISSSLDLERAGVFLPDGTLEQSAVFDANLIAQIKKNLGIL; translated from the coding sequence ATGAGCAAAAATTTAAACCTAATAAGCCTAACTTTAAAGGCAAAAAGTGCTACCGAGCGGCTAGAAGAGCTTGCAAATTTAGTTGAGGCTGCGCCCGAAAATTCACTCCTACTTGCAAGCGAGCTTTGCATCAGCGGATATGACTTTGACGGCTTTTTTGCTGGGGCAAACAAAGCGATGCTTGGTGGCATGATAGGTAGCTTTGATGCGATGCTGCTTGAGCGCTTACAAGAGGCACTTAGCCCGGATAAATTTCTTGGTTTTACGCATCTTACTAGCCTAAACAAGAGTGCAGGGCTCGCTCAAATTTCAAATATAAATCCGCACCAACCAAAAATTTATAATGAATTTTTGCTTCTTAACTCAAATAACGTCTTTCATTCACAATTTAAAGCCGAACTTTTTAGGCCAAATTTAGAGCATGAAATTTTTGCCGCTGGCGATGTGGACGAGATAAATGCATTTGACTTTAGAGGGCTAAAGCTTGGCGTGCTAATCTGTTTTGAACTACGCGATAGCAGGCTTTGGGCAAAGCTAAGAGGCTGTAATATCATCATGGTACCAGCCATGTGGGGCAAGGCCAGAGAGGAAGCCTACCTTAGCCTTTGCAAGGCTCTAGCTATCGCAAACAACTGCTACGTCATGATCTCAAGCTCACTTGATCTAGAACGTGCTGGGGTATTTTTGCCAGATGGCACTCTAGAGCAAAGTGCGGTTTTTGACGCAAATTTGATCGCACAGATAAAGAAAAATTTAGGGATTTTATAA